One genomic region from Magallana gigas chromosome 3, xbMagGiga1.1, whole genome shotgun sequence encodes:
- the LOC136273299 gene encoding uncharacterized protein, translating into MAIKQTRKEVEKIVKDGINSDAALITNNKSVLYNKSFEDLQSFQWADVVGEMVVCQPTLANILLTVMSRNKVTTDSLSENLVPKLGLIYSILMQERYHKLSLVQRVLAIVLKDEQTHEKVFDRLEPIGITSSYSTLLRVIEEVGDSCYENILNELKNGKKYRLIGDNVNFRVGKKFQRSNEKQSQQYHWFASCAIIQNCEFSQYSDVPQGPVRGLDLTHILPSESDIAALKTNYTCHIAKVAKELIPALSFLATTDIRPEYPDIIQKKNGSILLPVQPLNEQCYSDVVKILDSYQEFVTEINEKSETSFDSIQIGSDQLTRERFSGAKTLRGGAYTAKERFENLYPISFELFHTSMNFLELMFKVLFKKKTFDKGTLNGEKVKLNRSSVHEDVKNHYDDDKDFVVSFVKSYIAAALMEFFGIKDRASTLTKNKPPSDPSELKKWQEEVLETFLDEYIFKRDQQITCTHKTLNLMLPDGTQIQIHIPLSNPQNPSTTNQNTKDDVYKYGVLVMELGLMFLEFQDVCKSPDRARLMTVMKCMMMMFKTVNNNSKYALEILRFLCFHQASYSLQTSYQSIHGLFVNTQGKLDSSIPADLHMEHMVKKTKSMLKSLGSNKTPEIIVKRSKALAGMDAISHHYDTDTNVILRSHHHKLKNANDDEIKMIQDIMEVNPFVYTPGRSFEFFKGLTSPLDCSLSMTINTRPGWNIIKVYWTMTLENIINPNSPEGSAFMYV; encoded by the exons ATGGCAATCAAACAAACGCGAAAGGAAGTAGAAAAAATCGTCAAAGATGGTATCAATTCAGACGCTGCCTTAATTACAAATAATAAGTCTGTTTTGTATAACAAGTCTTTTGAAGATTTGCAGTCGTTTCAGTGGGCTGATGTTGTTGGTGAAATGGTTGTTTGCCAGCCTACTTTAGCAAATATATTGCTTACTGTTATGTCAAGAAATAAGGTGACGACAGACAGTCTCTCAGAAAACTTGGTGCCAAAACTTGGACTGATCTACAGCATATTAATGCAGGAACGGTACCATAAGCTGAGTTTGGTTCAGAGAGTTCTGGCTATTGTGCTGAAAGATGAACAGACTCATGAAAAG gtaTTTGATCGATTGGAACCCATCGGCATAACAAGCTCATACTCCACATTACTGAGGGTCATAGAGGAAGTTGGTGATAGCTGTTATGAAAACATTCTTAACGAACTAAAGAATGGAAAAAAGTACCGTCTCATAGGTGACAATGTGAATTTTCGTGTTGGAAAAAAGTTTCAACGTAGCAATGAAAAGCAAAGTCAACAGTACCACTGGTTTGCATCGTGTGCtattattcaaaattgtgaattttctCAATACTCTGATGTCCCTCAAGGACCAGTTAGAGGTCTTGATCTGACACATATATTACCATCTGAATCTGATATTGCTGCTCTGAAGACTAATTATACCTGTCACATTGCCAAAGTAGCTAAAGAACTTATTCCAGCATTGTCCTTTCTTGCTACAACTGATATTAGGCCTGAATACCCAGAcattattcaaaagaaaaatggaTCCATTCTCCTTCCTGTCCAACCTTTAAATGAGCAATGCTACAGCGATGTAGTCAAAATTTTGGACTCTTATCAGGAATTTGTtacagaaataaatgaaaaatcagaaaCCAGTTTCGACTCTATCCAAATTGGTAGTGATCAGTTAACACGGGAAAGATTTTCAGGTGCAAAAACTCTTAGAGGTGGTGCATACACAGCCAAGGAAAGATTTGAGAATCTATATCCCATCAGTTTTGAACTATTCCATACATCAATGAACTTTCTTGAATTGATGTTTAAAGTactttttaagaagaaaacatttgataaaGGGACATTAAATGGAGAAAAAGTCAAGTTAAACAGATCCTCTGTACATGAAGATGTAAAAAATCATTATGATGATGACAAGGACTTTGTTGTGAGTTTTGTAAAATCCTACATAGCTGCCGCTCTAATGGAGTTTTTTGGCATTAAAGACAGGGCTTCAACATTGACCAAAAACAAACCTCCATCCGACCCGTCAGAACTGAAAAAATGGCAGGAAGAAGTCCTTGAAACTTTCCTTGATGAATATATATTCAAGAGAGATCAGCAAATTACCTGCACACacaaaactttaaatttgaTGTTACCAGATGGGACACAGATTCAGATTCACATCCCATTATCAAATCCCCAAAATCCAAGTACtacaaatcaaaatacaaaagatGATGTATATAAGTATGGAGTGTTAGTGATGGAATTGGGATTAATGTTCCTAGAATTTCAGGATGTTTGCAAATCCCCCGATAGAGCTAGACTGATGACTGTTATGAAATGTATGATGATGATGTTTAAAACAGTGAACAATAACTCAAAATATGCTTTGGAAATTTTGCGTTTCCTTTGCTTTCACCAGGCATCATATAGCCTTCAGACTTCATATCAGTCAATTCATGGTCTGTTTGTGAATACACAGGGGAAACTAGACTCATCTATCCCTGCAGATCTGCATATGGAGCATATGGTCAAAAAGACCAAAAGTATGCTTAAAAGCCTAGGATCAAACAAAACACctgaaattattgttaaaagatCAAAAGCGTTAGCTGGAATGGATGCCATCTCTCATCATTATGACACAGACACTAATGTAATTTTGAGATCTCATCAccacaaattgaaaaatgcaaatgacgatgaaataaaaatgatacaagATATAATGGAAGTCAATCCATTTGTCTATACACCAGGAAGgagttttgaatttttcaaaggaCTAACTAGTCCTCTTGACTGTTCTCTATCAATGACAATAAATACAAGGCCTGGGTGGAACATCATAAAAGTATACTGGACTATGACTCTGGAAA ACATAATAAATCCTAACTCTCCTGAAGGGTCGGCATTTATGTATGTCTGA
- the LOC117693110 gene encoding uncharacterized protein has product MADKAGICIIEENIKFKRGLQLLNLHCGTDINYLKPKQVVTIKQALKNDCISVLPTGYGKSLIFEILPFVDFSFYDRQCLVLLICPLNVIIEQEIAKLGAKSIRASDLLYKDESKDLTPILYIVGHPEDITQPSILEEVSRLNRRTFIVVDEAHLVPQWGEEFRPMFKNICNLKSINSHLTSILDLTATASVKVQKSIASHLTMKKPVFLRSLPVLNSNIKMTIQERPSSTGGNNRVQSAYDYIFKPVFINLLMNMNSFPLTIIYSKLKWCAYGYDLAKRILKEEMYNGTPCPENSCVVQYHSTQPENVNSQIIEDLKSNKKVKVVLATVALGMGADLRNVKHVIHAGPPTSPEVYVQEVGRAGRDGQAAEAKLYFNNSDLAEKPIDNSSFAGTKALC; this is encoded by the exons atggcggacaaA GCTGGTATTTGCATCATCGAGGAGAACATTAAGTTTAAAAGAGGATTGCAGTTACTGAATTTACATTGTGGTACAGACATTAACTATCTGAAACCAAAGCAAGTTGTAACGATAAAGCAAGCCTTAAAAAATGATTGCATATCAGTGTTACCAACTGGATATGGGAAATCACTGATATTTGAAATTCTTCCCTTTGTGGACTTTTCATTCTATGATCGACAGTGTTTAGTTCTGTTGATATGCCCATTGAATGTTATCATTGAGCAAGAAATTGCAAAACTTGGGGCCAAGTCCATAAGAGCATCAGACCTCCTTTATAAGGATGAGAGTAAAGACTTGACACCAATATTGTACATTGTTGGCCATCCAGAAGATATCACACAGCCATCTATTTTAGAAGAAGTTTCTCGACTTAACAGACGGACATTCATTGTTGTGGACGAAGCTCACTTGGTGCCTCAGTGGGGGGAAGAATTCAGACCAATGTTTAAAAACATCTGCAATTTGAAGTCCATTAACTCACATCTTACATCTATCTTAGACCTTACAGCCACTGCTTCCGTTAAAGTTCAGAAATCTATAGCTTCACATCTCACCATGAAGAAGCCAGTTTTTCTCAGATCATTACCTGTTCTTAACAGCAACATTAAGATGACTATTCAAGAGCGTCCTTCTTCAACTGGTGGAAATAACAGAGTCCAGTCTGCATATGACTACATTTtcaaacctgtatttattaatCTTCTTATGAATATGAATTCTTTCCCTCTGACAATAATCTATTCCAAGCTTAAATGGTGTGCTTATGGGTATGATCTAGCAAAACGCATACTGAAAGAGGAGATGTATAATGGTACTCCTTGTCCAGAAAACAGCTGTGTCGTACAGTATCACTCAACGCAACCCGAAAAT GTAAATTCACAAATTATTGAGGACTTAAAAAGCAACAAGAAGGTTAAAGTTGTGTTGGCCACTGTTGCTCTGGGAATGGGTGCCGACCTTCGAAATGTGAAGCATGTGATTCATGCTGGCCCACCAACCAGTCCAGAAG TCTATGTACAAGAGGTTGGACGAGCTGGAAGAGATGGCCAGGCAGCAGAAGCCAAGTTATATTTCAATAACTCTGATTTAGCAGAGAAGCCTATTGATAACA GTTCCTTTGCTGGAACAAAGGCATTATGTTAG